The window CGTCAAGTTGCTATTAAACATATtgaagtacctaataaaaaaatcctaccTAAGTCTGAGACCATAGGCCTTATTGtgtaacgcactcggaatcacaatcgctttctCCCCtactttctgtcacacagtgtaccaaagacgagggtagaaagagatggtgaacgCGATCGCGAAcctcagcgcgttagacaatattgATTAATGGACACGCAATCACAATCGCATTAGCGATTTTTTTCTGTCAAACTGCATAGAATTAGGGTAGAAAGATATGCCTAATGCGTGTGCGAGCAATTATGGCCTCTGATCAAGGACAGCGAAGTGCGTTATGTTaccacaaattatttttatttcgttcaCAATGGTTTCGACGGTAGGTATACCACCCATGCCAATCTCACCACACATAGCTAGTTTAACGATTGGAGGTACTTCTTTTAAACCCCAACTTTTCAGCGTGTTTATATGTATCTGCGTAATAGGATGATTCCACATCACATCGTTCATAGTCGGGCAGAACAGCAAAGGCTTGGTTAAGTCCATAGCTCTGATTGTGGTGGTCAGGAGATTGTCGCAAATACCCTGAAAGTAGATACATGTTACTAAAGGTTTAAACAAACAACGATACCTTTCACGGTAGGTACAATACATTACACCCAGTGTAAGTGGTACGAGTAAAcaagaatgagggctatcgcgtatgaattcgccactagaggcgctagtgtagcgtgaggtctccgaaatgtcaaatctcatagtttttgggtgagctacgcgggttaatttataattagaataattttgtgaatattttgcaatatctgaaattatttatggcaaatatgcgttccggggcaatgaatgtctgtgttttgagacagttttgtctttcggaaacctttgtcctcccttttttccgaacaaaacggggactatgcaacactgtggcatgctcgatatttttatagtacggttttaaggtgtattaaatatgattttcatctaaactttgttttcacgccaccaataacagactttgaaagccatacttaaaaacctcacgcaacagtgcgccatctagtgagacaaaaaacgatagccctcattacgcgCATATCACCAGgggcgctactacgaaatccgaaaatcgaagttcgtatcgtaccatccctcttacactcataataaataatataagcgtcagcgggacagcaagatgtgcagttcgaattttacacttcgtagtattATTTAGGGCCAGCGTTCATAGTTACTTCATATACTTATTACCAAAGATCGGTAATTTCATTGTGGTTCAGTGGATAGTGTTGGATTTGTTAACTGGAGGTTTAAACTAGTTTAAGAGTTCAAatcttatttaaatacgtatcCAAAATACACGAAAAGGCTCTGTCGCCCAGTTTACTACGAGTAAATACGAGACAAATGAAAATCTTGACGAACTGACGCAAAtcattgtatgtacctacacctACTTACCAGGGCCAATTTCGCCAATGAGTTAGCGTCCAATGGAGCTATAACTACAACGTCGGCCCAGTTTCGCAGCTCTATGTGCACGACAGGGTCCCCGTACTGTCTCCAAGCCCATTCAGCACTGTCGTCGTAGACTAACGCCGTTGGAGGGAGCTCAGTCAGCTCGAAGAAATGCTTTGCGTTCTCTGTTACCACTACGCGAACCTGATGGCAGAATAGAAGCAGGGTCATTCAAGTATAacgtaagcagaattttagtcatttttaacccccctcCCCTCGTCAGCGAAAGTTAGCAAAACCCTAACCCCTATGCTTACGTACGCCTAAACattggtatatatatattttaaatatattcaggtttctttattgttattaatttgaatttgttgCAAGTAGGGTAGCCATTTGCTTGAATTAAAACCTACaacatttagcaaaaaaaaacaagaaataataaataaatattgctgacGTAGGCATCATCTAAACCCCTCCGGCCCCCAAgtcatcaaaaataagcaaagcaaagactcatattttataccttaggctgatatttactcttaaactactaataataaatctcaagcaaacttagccgttatagtttttccttgtaagtttgatatatttactaccatcctgatttttttcaaatttttccacccacctggtTAGATtatagaggggggacgctcgatttttaatgaaaatttgcacttcagagttgaatatttcgcaaacatatcactgaatcgaaaaatcgtcttagcaaacccctaatggtttt of the Choristoneura fumiferana chromosome 17, NRCan_CFum_1, whole genome shotgun sequence genome contains:
- the LOC141437267 gene encoding phosphopantothenoylcysteine decarboxylase-like codes for the protein MDRRVFKILLAVTGSAGARHTPNLVKALLEINQPYKFEVRVVVTENAKHFFELTELPPTALVYDDSAEWAWRQYGDPVVHIELRNWADVVVIAPLDANSLAKLALGICDNLLTTTIRAMDLTKPLLFCPTMNDVMWNHPITQIHINTLKSWGLKEVPPIVKLAMCGEIGMGGIPTVETIVNEIKIICGNITHFAVLDQRP